Proteins from a genomic interval of Lolium perenne isolate Kyuss_39 chromosome 1, Kyuss_2.0, whole genome shotgun sequence:
- the LOC127324560 gene encoding protein IQ-DOMAIN 6-like isoform X2, which translates to MGGSGKWIKSLVGIKAPAPSSSSAEAAGKGRKWTRLFRSNSSSASRSSGGASPCDTSSASSASALSSVVAAVARAPPADFRVIRQEWAAVRVQAAFRGFLALRGIVRLQALVRGRLVRRQLAVTLTRMQALLRVQERAMERRARCSADAGDSRSHGAHSDRSGRADHAREAEEQWCDRQGSINDVKSRMQMKHEGAVKRQRAIAYAHSQQRRSAKYSGRPSSPASSLRNHESYVEGWMATKPWESRHMDANLGESHRLRNYDEMKSEGSKFSDASSIKIRRNDDTTRVEAKPPPVPSPSSSDYGCDECFQSTSSLTPESATNTLASEERSDSGHGVGEPSYMSLTKSAKARLDGCSGSRTGKFQIQRQRSGGMPYYRRVALSSLDLESNTGSDISAASRSLNNMSLKGRSMTRSLDKENENWF; encoded by the exons ATGGGCGGGTCGGGGAAGTGGATCAAGTCGCTGGTGGGCATCAAAGCGCCGGCGCCGTCCTCGTcatcggcggaggcggcggggaaGGGGCGGAAGTGGACCCGGCTGTTCCGGAGCAACTCGTCGTCCGCATCCAGATCGAGCGGCGGCGCGTCGCCGTGCGACACGTCGTCGGCGTCGTCCGCCAGCGCGCTCAGCTCGGTCGTGGCCGCCGTGGCGCGCGCGCCGCCGGCGGACTTCCGCGTGATCCGGCAGGAGTGGGCCGCCGTCCGCGTGCAGGCCGCCTTCCGCGGGTTCCTG GCGCTGCGGGGCATCGTGCGGCTGCAGGCGCTGGTGCGCGGCCGGCTGGTGCGCAGGCAGCTCGCCGTCACGCTCACCCGCATGCAGGCGCTGCTAAGGGTGCAGGAGCGCGCCATGGAGCGCCGGGCGCGGTGCTCGGCGGACGCCGGGGACTCGCGATCACACGGCGCGCACAGCGACCGCAGCGGCCGGGCCGACCATGCCAGGGAAGCGGAG GAACAATGGTGTGATAGACAAGGTTCTATTAACGATGTAAAATCAAGAATGCAGATGAAGCATGAGGGCGCAGTGAAGAGACAAAGAGCAATTGCTTATGCTCATTCTCAACAG CGCCGGAGTGCAAAATACAGTGGAAGGCCAAGCTCCCCTGCTAGCTCTCTCAGGAACCATGAGTCTTATGTAGAAGGGTGGATGGCAACAAAACCTTGGGAGAGCAGGCATATGGATGCAAACCTTGGCGAATCGCATCGTCTACGGAACTATGACGAGATGAAATCAGAAGGTTCAAAATTTTCTGATGCTAGTTCCATTAAGATCAGAAGAAATGATGACACAACCAGAGTGGAAGCAAAGCCTCCTCCGGTGCCCTCACCTTCATCTTCAGACTATGGATGTGATGAGTGCTTTCAGTCTACATCTTCATTAACTCCAGAGTCTGCTACCAACACCTtagcatcagaagaaagatcggACAGTGGTCATGGCGTTGGAGAGCCGAGTTACATGAGCTTGACCAAGTCTGCCAAGGCAAGGCTTGATGGTTGCAGCGGCAGTCGTACAGGGAAATTTCAGATACAGAGACAGCGTTCTGGGGGCATGCCTTATTACAGAAGAGTGGCACTCTCTTCACTGGACTTGGAAAGCAACACCGGCTCAGATATATCGGCAGCCTCAAGGAGTCTGAACAACATGTCACTGAAAGGCCGGAGCATGACAAGGAGCTTGGACAAGGAGAACGAGAACTGGTTCTGA
- the LOC139834948 gene encoding uncharacterized protein, which produces MVGYYRRFIEGFSKIAGPMTKLLRKNTPFVWLDECEQSFQTLKEKLTTTPVLAVPEVGKANVVADALSRKSTGGVEQELPPELKKEISQAQIQLWEKEAHEGISALQVTDELNVNFKDEIIMGQLDDKFIMEEIKRIDEGRPLEFHLGESGSLWFQKRICVPDNDEIKEVILREAHQTPYSIHPGSTKMYMDLKELF; this is translated from the exons atggtagGATACTACAGGaggttcattgaaggattctccaagatcgcaggaccaatgaccaagttgttGAGAAAGAACACACCGTTTGTTTGGTTAGATGAATGTGAGCAGAGTTTTCAGACTCTAAAAGAGAAGTTAACAacaacaccggtgttagcagtaccAGAAGTTG ggaaggctaatgttgtagccgaTGCCTTAAGTCgcaagagtaccggaggagttgaACAAGAACTACCACCGGAGTTGAAGAAGGAGATTAGCCAAGCACAGATACAGCTCTGGGAGAAGGAAGCACATGAGGGAATATCGGCACTACAAGTCACAGATGAACTAAATGTGAACTTCAAGGATGAGATCATCATGGGCCAATTGGATGATAAATTCATCATGGAGGAAATAAAAAGgattgatgaaggaagaccattagAATTTCACCTGGGCGAGTCTGGATCGTTATGGTTTCAGAAAAGGATTTGTGTTCCAGATAatgatgagatcaaggaagttatactcagggaagcacatcaaacaccgTACTCAATTCAcccaggaagtacaaagatgtacatggacctaaaagAGTTATTCTag
- the LOC127324560 gene encoding protein IQ-DOMAIN 6-like isoform X1 — protein sequence MGGSGKWIKSLVGIKAPAPSSSSAEAAGKGRKWTRLFRSNSSSASRSSGGASPCDTSSASSASALSSVVAAVARAPPADFRVIRQEWAAVRVQAAFRGFLARRALKALRGIVRLQALVRGRLVRRQLAVTLTRMQALLRVQERAMERRARCSADAGDSRSHGAHSDRSGRADHAREAEEQWCDRQGSINDVKSRMQMKHEGAVKRQRAIAYAHSQQRRSAKYSGRPSSPASSLRNHESYVEGWMATKPWESRHMDANLGESHRLRNYDEMKSEGSKFSDASSIKIRRNDDTTRVEAKPPPVPSPSSSDYGCDECFQSTSSLTPESATNTLASEERSDSGHGVGEPSYMSLTKSAKARLDGCSGSRTGKFQIQRQRSGGMPYYRRVALSSLDLESNTGSDISAASRSLNNMSLKGRSMTRSLDKENENWF from the exons ATGGGCGGGTCGGGGAAGTGGATCAAGTCGCTGGTGGGCATCAAAGCGCCGGCGCCGTCCTCGTcatcggcggaggcggcggggaaGGGGCGGAAGTGGACCCGGCTGTTCCGGAGCAACTCGTCGTCCGCATCCAGATCGAGCGGCGGCGCGTCGCCGTGCGACACGTCGTCGGCGTCGTCCGCCAGCGCGCTCAGCTCGGTCGTGGCCGCCGTGGCGCGCGCGCCGCCGGCGGACTTCCGCGTGATCCGGCAGGAGTGGGCCGCCGTCCGCGTGCAGGCCGCCTTCCGCGGGTTCCTG GCGAGGCGGGCGCTCAAGGCGCTGCGGGGCATCGTGCGGCTGCAGGCGCTGGTGCGCGGCCGGCTGGTGCGCAGGCAGCTCGCCGTCACGCTCACCCGCATGCAGGCGCTGCTAAGGGTGCAGGAGCGCGCCATGGAGCGCCGGGCGCGGTGCTCGGCGGACGCCGGGGACTCGCGATCACACGGCGCGCACAGCGACCGCAGCGGCCGGGCCGACCATGCCAGGGAAGCGGAG GAACAATGGTGTGATAGACAAGGTTCTATTAACGATGTAAAATCAAGAATGCAGATGAAGCATGAGGGCGCAGTGAAGAGACAAAGAGCAATTGCTTATGCTCATTCTCAACAG CGCCGGAGTGCAAAATACAGTGGAAGGCCAAGCTCCCCTGCTAGCTCTCTCAGGAACCATGAGTCTTATGTAGAAGGGTGGATGGCAACAAAACCTTGGGAGAGCAGGCATATGGATGCAAACCTTGGCGAATCGCATCGTCTACGGAACTATGACGAGATGAAATCAGAAGGTTCAAAATTTTCTGATGCTAGTTCCATTAAGATCAGAAGAAATGATGACACAACCAGAGTGGAAGCAAAGCCTCCTCCGGTGCCCTCACCTTCATCTTCAGACTATGGATGTGATGAGTGCTTTCAGTCTACATCTTCATTAACTCCAGAGTCTGCTACCAACACCTtagcatcagaagaaagatcggACAGTGGTCATGGCGTTGGAGAGCCGAGTTACATGAGCTTGACCAAGTCTGCCAAGGCAAGGCTTGATGGTTGCAGCGGCAGTCGTACAGGGAAATTTCAGATACAGAGACAGCGTTCTGGGGGCATGCCTTATTACAGAAGAGTGGCACTCTCTTCACTGGACTTGGAAAGCAACACCGGCTCAGATATATCGGCAGCCTCAAGGAGTCTGAACAACATGTCACTGAAAGGCCGGAGCATGACAAGGAGCTTGGACAAGGAGAACGAGAACTGGTTCTGA